From Alligator mississippiensis isolate rAllMis1 chromosome 1, rAllMis1, whole genome shotgun sequence:
TCGCCAACTCCAATGTAAGTATTTAGAAGAGAAAATGTACATACTTCCATTGTGGTTTATTTATCCTATATAAAACTGAATGGATCAGATTCAGCCTTTGATTTTCTTCATATGATGGTGTTCTAAATTCTGTCCTAGAGTCACTGGGGCCCTGGAGCAGGTTTAGCTTAAAAAATCATGGTAGAATTAGGTTCCTTTTTAGAGGTGATTAGCAGAGATCCTAGTTTTCtgcgggggaaaaaaagcaaaaaaaaaaatttttttttttaattaaaaaaaacacaaaaatctgTGCTTTCCTGTGGCCTGCTGGAAGTGCAGTGGTATCCCATGGTGAGTGGTGCCATTTCTGCCCTCTTATCTTTGCTGCAGTTTTTGCTTCTCGGCCGATCAGCAGCACCTACCTGCTTCCTTCCCATgattggctgggaggcaaaaaccatggcaaaaATAAGAGAGCTGCTTGCCACAGGACACTGCCACACTTTCAGTAGGTTACGGACAAATGTGgattctgtgtttttctgtggtgAATAGAAAACTAGGATCCTTGGTGATTAGCATGAGAAAACAGTTTTACTGCACATGTTAACATGGATGTTCTCCATGTTACTTCTATGAAATAAACTGTGGAATCTATAGTGTTAGTGCTCATAGTAAATGTAGACCTTCAGTTACAGCCTTTCTCAATTTGTTTGCATGCATTAGGACCTTATCCCTTCTTACTTCTGGGTAGAACCTGACATAGCAGTTCCCTGTTGTtctaattcattaaaaaaattacatgctGTGGTTTATACTTGAATCCAGCAAGTAATGTACAATAAAGCTGAAGACTTTAAGAAAGAACATTCTCTTCCTGTGACTCCAGTGCTGAGATTCCATCCTCACAAAGTCCTAATTCATACCGGAATGGTGTCAGTGTGTTTAGAATCTTGAGTATTCAACGTCTTTATCTTCAAGTAATCATTAATGGCTGATTACCCTCTTGCTATTAGAGACTGTTTCAATAAGAGTtggtaatttaaaataataaaacatttaaatatttttcatagtGCTGTCTAATGGTAACAGTCCCCTTTTTGAGCttgtcatggaaaaaaaatactttaaactcAGATATGGGCCCTTGCATTTAACTCAAGATTTATAGGATGTTTTGTTATCTCATGGTAGAGTATACAACAACAGAGATTATTGTGTATAGTAAGTATACTattgaaaaaatgttttacaggcagtattttaaataataataataaaacattcaGCATTGCATGTAGAAGAGTTTTGCATTATTTTGCTGCCTTCATTGTACTGAAATAAGAATAAGAATTACTGAATTAAATAAGACTGTTTACACATAGTTTTCTGGATTTCATAGTTGATGACCCCATTGCCTAAAATTATTGATATACATGTACGATGGCCTTAGATAATTGCCATATCTAGGCCTTCAAAACTATAAATACATGAGTACAGTTCTTATGTTTTATCTGTAACTGCTGTACTTGCAGAGGGACATTGACCTGCATTGcatcctttattattattattttactcttATCTATGGGACAAACATATGACAGCTGCTTTAAATAGTTCAGGTTTTAACAGATGAGACATAAGAGGTGGATAAGACATAAGAGCTGGTTTGTATGAAGTGGGGAAGACAATCAGAAACAGTGATTACAGTCACCATAAGTTCAGATATCATCAGATAGAAGTTTTCTGCATGGAATACAGGTGAGGTGAATGTTGAAGAATTATCCATAGGTTTATTGGGAACTCCTCCTGGATTTGGACTGGGAGTTCCTCCCATACATTAGAGTGGTTGtagaagaaaatataaatgtGCTCACAGGAGAAGAGGGTGATCTCACCTGTGACATTTTTTGCATGTGTCAAGGGAGTTGTAGCTGGGTCCTATTAAATTCCATTCTACTGGGCTAATGGCTGGATACAGCAAATAATATGACCCATAATATTAAGTATTTCTAAGGTGCTGGTATCAAAGATACTAGCTAGATTTATTTCCTGTGTTTTTATAAATATACTACATATTATGGATTTAGAAATAAAGTTTAAGGTTTCTTGTGCTGTTTAAAAATAGTAAGAATTCtgcagtaaaagctctgttatccagtttcccctgggaatgggggatgccagataacaaaatatgctggttaattgagcagctCAGGCCGCTGCTTCTCCTACCGCGTCTGGGGTGTCCTGCTGCGCCTCCTGCGGCATCGCCACCCCTCCCGCGGGCCCTGTGGGCcccgtgggacagggaggcaggccccgcaCAGTCCTGCACAGCCTGATATGCCCCCAGGgtgtgggggcttggcagcgcaggctgctttgccccaggccacagAGCTGAGTGCTATGCAGACAACGAGTTTGGGGATCTAAGGGTAGAGAGAGAAGTTTCCCCCCGAACCTATTTTAAATGTGCAAATTGCACCTGACTGGTACACAAGCTTTGTGCTGGCCCTCTACATAGACTAAATTTCAACCTACTTTTGTAGGATATCATTTATGGAGGAAATTCATgttttttcaggggaaaaatgaAATAGGAAACATTTTAGATATAACATTATTGTAAACATATGATTTAATTTATTTGCTCTTTTATATTTCAGAACACTGATCCTAAAACATCAATAAAAGGTGTAAGCAATCAGCTTGGAGAGGGGCCTAGTGATGGACTGCAACTGTCGAGTAGCCTTCAGTTTCTTGAAGATGAACTTGAATCTTCTCCTTTACCTGATCTCAGTGAGGATCAGCCTTTTGATATTCTTCAGAAGTCCTTACAGGAGGCCAATATTACTGAACAGACTTTGGCAGAAGAGGCATATTTGGATGCCAGTATAGGTTCTAGCCAACAGTTTGCACAAGCTCAGCTTCATCCTTCTTCATCAGCATCCTTTACTCAGGCTTCTAATGTTTCTAATTACTCAGGTCAGACGTTGCAACCTATAGGAGTTACTCAAGTGGTACAGCAACCTGTTGGAACATCTTTTGCGAGCAATACAGTTGGTGTGCAACATGGCTTTATGCAACATGTGGGAATTAGTGTTCCCAGCCAACACTTGTCAAATAACAACCAGATCAGTGGTTCTGGGCAGATACAGCTAATTGGTTCATTTAGTAATCAGCCCTCCATGATGACCATTAATAACCTTGATGGATCTCAGATTATACTGAAAGGCAGTGGACAGCAAGCATCGGCAAACATGAGTAGTGGACTCTTAGTTCATCGACAGACTCCTAATGGTAACTCATTATTTGGTAATTCAAATTCAAGTCCAGTAGCACAACCTGTAACTGTTCCATTTAATAGCACAAACTTTCAGACATCTTTACCTGTGCATAATATCATCATTCAGAGGGGTCTAGCACCAAATTCTAATAAAGTCCCCATTAATATCCAACCAAAGCCTATTCAGATGGGTCAGCAAGCTTCTTACAGTGTGAATAATTTGGGAATACAGCAGCATCATGTACAACAAGGAATTCCTTTTGGTTCAGCAAACTCACCTCAGAATTCAGTAGTTGGTCCTCATATGTCTGTTAATATTGTTAATCAGCAAAATGCAAGAAAATCAGTTACACCTCAAACAGTTAGCAATGCTGGAGGTAGTATTGTTATCCATTCTCCTATGGGACAGCCTCATGCACCTCAAAACCAGTTTCTCATACCTACAAGTCTCTCTGTCAATTCTAATTCAGTTCATCATGTTCAGACTATAAATGGACAACTTCTTCAGACTCAACCTTCCCAGCTGGTTCCAAGCCAAGTATCTGCTGAACATGTTATGTTGAACAGAAACTCTAACAACATGCTCAGAGCCAACCAGTCATATTCAGGACAGATGCTGAATAACCAGAACACAGCTGTTCAGTTAGTTTCTGGGCAGACATTCACAGCTCCTGGAGGCCAAGTTATAGTAAATCATGGAAATTCTCAAATTGTTGGGGGACAGGTGCCATTACAACAGGCATCACCAACCGTGCTGCATTTATCACCGAGTCAAAGTAATGTTTCTCAAGGTAGATCAGGTTTTACTACAATGTCACCTGGACAGTCTTCAGTCTCAAATATATCAGCATCAAACCGGTTCACTGTTTCAAGTTCTGGCTCTGTACATCCAAGCTTGGGGCCTTCAATTCAGTCTGTTGCATCAGGAGGAAATTTTACTGGAGATCAACTTACACAGCAGAATAGAACTCAAGTTTCAGTCAGTGGGTCACATCGTCTTCCAGCTTCCTCTTCCAAATCTATCAGCACCTTCAGTCACACATCAGTAGGAGTCACACAGCAACAATATCCTTTTGGTCAGGTATGGATACCTCTTGAGAATCTACAGAATACGAGGAAATACTTTTATGCTAATACAGACTTCTAGTAAAGAAATAATTTTGTTGGGGTGGTGTCAGTACAGATTGCACTTTAAATAATACTGCATCGTCTGTATATTTTATCATATCCTATGCTCTCATTAATTGTATTATAAACAAATACAGTGTTTCTACTGCAAAAAGCTTCAACTTTGCTACAACTATTCCCGTCAAAAATATCTTACAGTGTTTAATGTGGATAACTCTACCATTCCTGTTAACACAGAAAGTCCTATTTTTTGTTAATTTgtggtgggattttcagaagtgctcactgtttgtttatttcttttccttttgataTGTTAAAACAGAAGTTTCAGTGGCAGACCAActcagagcacttttaaaaatgcCCACCCTCACATCATGAAGCAAGACTGCCATGTGTAGGCTAGTTGCAGGTCATTTCAACTCCTGTGAAAGTTATGTATGCTAAGGGCCCCCTCAGGTTTTGGAGACCAAAACTGGAGATCAAGAAGAGCTATAAGATGCCACTCGCCATTTCTTTGTCAGTGCAGGATGATTCCCTGCAGTGTATCTTCTTTGCTGCTTTGTCCAGTGTGGCCACATTTTTTAAGTGATGCAGATTTTCAGTTTGAagtttgagatggggcaaaacTGTCTTGTGCTGACTAGTACAAGAGACAAAACAGCTTAAGTGGAATTGTAGAATCATTGTGTTAGAAAGACTTAAGGGCCATCCAGTCCAAATCCCAAGTATTCTCCCAGCAAATGATTTGTGAAAGGGAAACCTAAAAACGTTAAGAGATCTCTTACGAGAGAAATCATTACAGTAGTGATATTCTGTGTAATTTTAGATCTGGAACTGAATATGCATTTTGAGATGTGGGACAGGAGAGCTACTCTGATTTATCTCATTGGGGTTCTCATGTATGAAATTCAAGCTGAACATCTCTGTATGCATAATAAACATTCATTAGAATAATGCCAGTGCTTAGCTGAATGACTAGTTTTACAGTCAGTCATAGAATcttaaattccttttttttaattaaccagTTATATTTCTTTTTACTCAAGCATAAAGAATGACGACATAGGAGAGAACAGTCCCCTAATGCATTTTTCTTGGTGTCTCGCCCATACTTGCACTCCTTCCTTAATgtgcttcattaaaaaaaagatgcaatTGTCAATGAAGGATATAAATGTTATTTAGGAAATGAAGTTGAATGTGTTGCAGGGATGTATTTTTATCTGAATCCTAATTACCCAGGCAATCTAACACTGCATGGgcaaatttggtggcagaagCACCTGTTCTTTTTTGAAGTGGCCCCTAGACAGTCCCATTTGTGTGCCAAGGCCCTTGCATTTTAGGAATGTTCTCAAAAACAATGTCCATTGGGGTTTTACATGTACCCTGAATCGGCACTGTCAGCTCTGTGCGGCAGTCTTTCTCCAACAGTCTTTCTATTTTACTATTAGGTTTTGGTGTAGGATCTTCCTGTATCTACAGCCATGCTTTAATTTCAAAAGACCCTATTTTATTGTTAAATTGTATTTTATGTAATTAGTTACCAGCATTATGTCTATGGGGCATAATGCAGTAGTGCTGCATAAGATATATGAGCTCTAAATTATCTGGTTTGGGTACCAGAAGCAGTTACAGGTCAGCAGTGCTTTTCCTGAGCCAGTTGTCCGTGATGAGAGGCTGGGTAATTTAGCTCAGCTGGGGTGCTATGTTAATGCAGCTAGGCTGCTTCCATTGCTATCTCCACATCTCTGCTATATGGATGCACACTAAATATGGGGAAGTTTGTGCCATTAGCATTTGTTTGTGCAAGAATCCCTGTATGATTTGCAAAACCCTCAGAGGAGTGAGTATGCATGAACCACTTCTGGGAGTCACTTAGgccatgtacaggcattcaggTTTTCTCGTTGCTTTCCCCATAGAATCTAAGAGTGTACGGGCATTTGTTAAATTTTTCATGTAGGACACATGCCAAATTTGGGAGGAAGGCCTTCCTCATTCAGCAAAGAAGTCCTTGCCTTTGCAAGAGTTTCTCCTCAATGGGGAGGAGTTAAAGGATCTGGAAATGTTCCCTGTGCCTTCCTGAGACTGGGGATACCTTcatctggagcaggtgcagggagcagcaccAGCTCAACTCCTCCCTGAACTGAGAAGAGTTGGTGATTCTGGGAATCACACAGGGAGCACTGTCCTACTGCTCCTTTCCCTCCTGGGCactgggtagggaagggaggagcagttGCCCACTGCTCCTTACACATTCTCCAGGGGTCTCTAGGTTTAAAGAGGACAGGCAGCTCTCTTTAAACTGGTGCAGGCATGTAGGGATTGGGGAGGTTCTCCCATCCCAAGCTGCATGTTCCCATTTAAAGAGGCATTAGGGAAGCTCCCTGCCGTTTCCTGGTTCTTAGTAGATCCCTCCACTTTCAGAAAACTGCCCATGTTGTTTTCTGCAGTGTCTGAAATGCAAACTCATTATCAAGCTAAGAAACTAGTCTGGATTTAAATTAATTTCACTGGAATTTTGGAGAGGTTACGTTAACCGGAGAACTGCAGGGCAGTACTCCCCGAGCCTCTCCCCAGTcttgggaaggcatggggagcagcagtTGTTTCCTTCCTCCTGGTCTCCAGAAATTTCCCAGAAATTTCCACCACTACAAATAAACAAAATCCTTAGCATTTcagaaactgtggcttttccaaAATGTTGCCTTTGCATGTTTATGCTGCTtgtctcctttctttctctcctgaGTGTTGAACATCTATGGAATTCTTGAATTTAGGAAGAAGAACTGAGGTGGTGGCCTGCCCAGCTTGGTTCTAAACATTCAGTGCCATCACAAGGGTTTTATTTTGTCCTATTGGAAACTGCTTTGTGGAAGCAGGTTCTGAAGCTCAGCAGGGCTTGGTGGGTGCATTTCATAAATCTGACTAGCCAGATGCAGTAATCCATAAAGAAATACTtgctaaattaattattttatcaCTGTGTGTTTATGCAGGGTTTACTTTTGCATTTGGGTGCACATGTAAGTAGCTGGCATAAAAGTGAAGGGTGACTGAAGAATTAACCCTTAATCTCCATATACAAGAATGTCAGAAGTACAATTACAtatttattcctttaaaaaaaaggctttttattCACAGAGTTAAGGTTCATGCATAGTTTTTGTTTGTGATAATAAAATTCATAGTGTCCATATAGATGCTGAGCATTTTTTTACTTTTGTGGTGAGGCACAGGTGACTTTTGACATCTGTTCTTTTCAAAACAATTCTTTAAGACtatatctataataataataataggcttattctaTCTGTTCGAAGCACTCTCTTTGGTTGTCTCAGTAGTCAATCATAATGCTTCCTGAAAGAACCAGTTggagtgctctggacagacagattAAGCGGCTGGGGGGCGAGCTGCTGGtgtgccctgagctgcagggggccgtGGTTCTTCCCTCCGCAGCGATGGCgctccctgggactgcctgggtggtgtgccagtgggtgggtgctgcccagggtgcgccattgctgtggagggaagcaccagggtcccTTGCAGTTTGGGATGCGCAACCTGCTGGCAGCATACTCTGGCCGTGGAAGACACAGGCAGAattttgaagggggaaaaaaaaaagatcaggctcctcactgcgtggttttttttttttctttctcagtggAGCCTGCTTGCACAAGCTACTGCCAGGTTGTGCAGACCCTGAGCTGTGGCGgtgtctggtgcttccctctgtggcgacagtgctccccagggctgcccagatGGGGTGCTAGCTGCACGGGTGCAGcctcagctcacaggcagcacccaccagctccaaCGGTGCATGGGAAGCTCAGGTGTGGtaggggaagcttgggcttggcaggcttccagtgccctgtgtaccatccccgccaccttcccactgcctggaACCACCCGGGAATGAGCTGGTTGCCCTGGCAAGGCGGCAGGAGAGTGGCTAGGTGTGCTGGCAGTTGGAGAAGGTGATGGGGACAGTGCACAAAGCACTGGAAGCCTGTCAAGACCAAGCTTCCCCGAGCATGCTTgtgcttccagcaccccatgtaccctccccactgccttctctggaTAGGGTCCTTGTGAGGATTATTACTGTAATTTGTTATGTAGCAAGTTA
This genomic window contains:
- the BICRAL gene encoding BRD4-interacting chromatin-remodeling complex-associated protein-like, translating into MDDDDDESCLLDLIGDPQALNYFLHGPSSKSSNEDLTNAGYSVANSNSIFANSNNTDPKTSIKGVSNQLGEGPSDGLQLSSSLQFLEDELESSPLPDLSEDQPFDILQKSLQEANITEQTLAEEAYLDASIGSSQQFAQAQLHPSSSASFTQASNVSNYSGQTLQPIGVTQVVQQPVGTSFASNTVGVQHGFMQHVGISVPSQHLSNNNQISGSGQIQLIGSFSNQPSMMTINNLDGSQIILKGSGQQASANMSSGLLVHRQTPNGNSLFGNSNSSPVAQPVTVPFNSTNFQTSLPVHNIIIQRGLAPNSNKVPINIQPKPIQMGQQASYSVNNLGIQQHHVQQGIPFGSANSPQNSVVGPHMSVNIVNQQNARKSVTPQTVSNAGGSIVIHSPMGQPHAPQNQFLIPTSLSVNSNSVHHVQTINGQLLQTQPSQLVPSQVSAEHVMLNRNSNNMLRANQSYSGQMLNNQNTAVQLVSGQTFTAPGGQVIVNHGNSQIVGGQVPLQQASPTVLHLSPSQSNVSQGRSGFTTMSPGQSSVSNISASNRFTVSSSGSVHPSLGPSIQSVASGGNFTGDQLTQQNRTQVSVSGSHRLPASSSKSISTFSHTSVGVTQQQYPFGQAQKKIMNQTSPVSASKSQDSLRQPQLTSLLSNTLPGQDSGGKIIQQSLGAAQLQQEKGIGSSPIQQNIQVDGHTVGQKRPATKQLTKGAFILQQLQKDQAHSVTPDKSQFSSLNDAIQRLLSYHVYQGSLPTEEDLRKVDSEFESVATQLLKRTQAMLNKYRCLLLEDAMRINPSAEMVMIDRIFNQEERASLSRDKRLALVDPDGYQADFCCSAKQLDKTADEAQSSKSDHHQSSKTLTSQCQTTKMHVRDRPKSSTAESANHDKLHLVPNNIVTPQGGNNSTKKAESLTKALKFEKASCSPESQFMAVSEEKVVGKDLAKSSENSSSSEDLSKTLSRANHGTHNKISRNTVESHSKVTCNNSLQEKTPRSSPKNEVLYPDNMKGSGESQQDLNTFKNILELKKTGRQSQSEATGGGSVELEFPNFSPIASQENCLEKFIPDHSEGVVETDSILEAAVNSILEC